TTATTCCGAGCCGGTCATTAAAGATTTTCTCAAGATAGTCCCGGATCTCAACCATCTCAGAAGGGAGCTGTACCTGAATCCATTCTATCTCTTTTTCCTGCACATAAGGGCGGACATCTCTATCTTTCTCAGTCTTCACTGACACATTCTCAACATGTAAAGCCTGACAGACCTCCGAGATTTTCTCATCCGAACTGCCAGGGCTTGCAGTAATTCCGAGCACATGAGGATTTTTTGCGCTCTCGAAATATTTTTCCGCAATAAAGGTATAAGCATAATTCCCAACTGCCCTGTGAGCTTCATCAAAGGTTATATGGCTTACATCCTCAAGGCTGATCCTTTTTGTAAGAAGATCATTTTCAATTACCTGAGGGGTGGATACTATCAATTTTCCCTGCGCCCAGAGCTCTTCCCGTTTTGCAGGAGGAATACTGCCCGTAAAAGCCAGAATCTCTTCTTCGGGAAGAGCCATTACCTTCTTGAAAAAAGCTGCATGTTGCTCTACAAGCGGTTTCGTTGGAGAGAGAATCAGGGCTTTACCCCCGTAACGCTGAAGTCTGGAAGCAATCACAAAAAGAGCTATTATAGTTTTCCCAAGTCCTGTAGGAAGCACAATAAGGCTTGATTTTTCGAGTGCCTTCCCTGCAAGGTTCAACTGATAGAGCCTCTGCTCAACAGTATCAGGCTTTATTAGCGGATGCTTTATGAAGGCTGGCTTCTCAGAAAAAAAACTCTCATTCATTCTGCTTCAAGATCATTTAGTTTGTTTCAGAGTCTTAATTCAATTATAAAAATATAAACAAATTAAAAGTTTTGCTGCAAGCTTTTTTAACTCACAGCACAGGAATTGCTAATTTTCTGGTTTTAGAAGTTAAAGGGCTTGCCTGCGGACTCGAAAGCTCTGCCTTTGTAAATGAGTTCATACAGGACGTTTTCTATCCCTGTGATCGGAGTCCGGATCTGGCGCATGGAATCCCTGTCTCTGATAGTTACAGTTCCATCTTTGAGGGTATCGTAATCTACAGTAACGCAGTAAGGTGTACCAATCTCGTCATTTCTCCTGTAACGGCGCCCGATAGTTCCTGAGTCGTCATAATTGACAAGCAGGTTCTTTTCCCTGAGTCTTGCAATGATATCTCTTGCGGGCTCTGCAAGCTCTTCACGAGTCAGGAGCGGGAGTACTGCAACCTGTACCGGGGCAACTTCACTTGCGAAATGCATTACAAGACGGGTTTCTTCCTCTCCCTCAGCTTCGGATTCTTTTCCAGCTTCTTCCGTGCCTTTAAGTCCGGACTCGGCAGCCTTCTGAGCCACGTTTTCCTCATCGTAGGCATGCTCCATGATGCCGTAGAAGATCCTGTCGATCCCGTAGGAGGGTTCGATTACGTGAGGAATGACATTCTCTCCGCTGACCTTTACAGTCTCTTCTGCAAAATCTACAGCGTCCGAGCTGACTGTCAACTCTTCCCCATCCACAGTAACTTTTATCTCATCTTTTGAAAGCTCCTCTTCGGAGAGCTGCTTTAAGGCGTCTGCAACGGCTTTCGCCTTTCCTTTAAATACAGGACCGAGCTTGCCCATGTTTGGCTTTACAGTAAAGCGAGTCACCATTTTCGGCTCCTCATATTCTACATATACGTAAAGTTCGGTCTTACTTACTCTTGCATGGGCTTTAAGGTCGTAATCTGTCCTGTCGGCTATTCCTACAACTTCAACCCAGCCGAACCTGTCGGTCTCAATTTCGGCATCCCAGCAGTCGACTGCATAGTGTGCCATCTCGTCGGTCAGGTGCTGCCTGAACCTGAGCTTTGCAGGATCAATTCCTATCTTTGTCAGGAATTCATTGGTAAGTGCGATATTGTAGCCCAGAACTTCGTGTGCTATAACTCCAGTTTTTACAGCCTCCCCGACCGTCATCCTGAAAGGCTCGCCCTTTACCTGTCCCTTCTGTGAATAGAGTACAAGTTCTTTATCTGCAAAGCGCTCAAAGTTGGGATGCTTCTTATTCCGCGGGTCAACAAAAATCTCGCATTCGGCTTGCGTGAATTCCCTGAGCCTGATTACACCCTGCCTGGGCGCAATTTCGTTCCTGTAGGACTTCCCTATTTGTACTGCCCCGAAAGGCAGTTTATCCCTGTAAAAACGTGCCAGTCTCGGGAAATCGACAAACATCCCCTGCGCCGTTTCTGGTCTGAGATACCCCTGCCGTCCTGTACCGGGTCCGATGGTGGTTTTGAACATCAGGTTAAATTCATAAGCTTCCCCGAGCTCGCCGCCGCATTCCGGGCAGGTGATTCCTTTTTCCTTTATAACCTTTGTAAGATCCTCTGCACTCAGAGCTCCTGCCGCATTCGTTACGTCTTCTACAAGGTGGTCAGCCCGGAATGCCTCCTTACAGTTCATGCACTCACACAGTGGGTCAGAAAAGCCTCCTACGTGTCCGGAAGCAATGAATACTTCTTCAATCCCAATTGTCGGGCACTCAATCTCCATAAACCCTTCCTGGATAACGTAAAACTCTCTCCAGATCTGCTCTATTCGCCTCTTTAGCGCACACCCAAGAGGCCCATAATCATAAAATCCCCGGCTTCCGCCATAAAGCTCAAAGGAATTCCACAGAAACCCCCGGCGTTTAGCCAGCTCGAATACTTTCTCGTATTTGTCCATTTTATAAATCCTCGTGAAATTGATGAGGGATATCGGATAACTGCAATTTTAATCTATAGGAAATACTAGATGGATAACGGCATCATTATATTAAATTTACACTGCTCTTCATCTATAGAAGATTTATCTGCAAGTCTTAAAATTTCGGATCTACTATCTTCTCTTCCTGAGAACTTTGACCGGAAAAACTGGTTTTCTTAAAAGAAGAAGTAAGTATTTTGATAGATCATAACGAAGATTCAGCTGTTTTTTTCCATTTTGCTTTCCATAACAGTGCAATTCCTAAAATCGTAAGGATTAGCATTTGCCAGTTTTGTGAAAGCGGACCTAAACCGACTGACCCTTCGAGGGTATCACGAACCTCATCAAATGCGGCATGATATACGGTCGATACGGCTAAACTTTGAGTGCTTGACCATATGTAGGCAAATACAACTGCATGCATAATTGTCGGTATTAAGCTGATAAGCATAATAAGTGGCACTGAAACAAATGGGTTAGCTTCCATTTGCGTTCCCATTACAACCAGAACTGGTAAGTGCCAGACCCAGGTGATAAAGCCGTGTAAAAGTAGTGCCAGGCGGGTATTGTATCGCGCAAATAAATGAGGCAATAAATATCCACGCCAACCGAACTCTTCCCCAAATGCCGGAATGAGTGTGATTGTAAAGCTAAATAAAAACTCAACCAAAATGGCTGCGGTGCTTACATCTTGAGGACTTTCATAAATTCCCAGCAGCTGTTCAACAGCTCTCGGGAAAGCCCACAAAAATAATGCAAGTCCAAAAGCGTATACATAATGCCTGGGTTTGCCCCATCGCCAACCGGCGTTTTCAAACCCATCCCTGAACACAAACCTGCCGGCAATGTAAGTGGCAACAGCGACCATGATCATTGATAATAAAAGGAGGGGTTTGAAGGCTTCCCCTAAAAACGGGTAAGCAATCTGAAAAGGCCATGAAAGTATAATGATAATTAGCAAATAGATTTTCAGTGAAAAAGGGCGATCAATACTCTCGTTTTTCATAAAGATAATAGTTTAGATTACAATAAATATTTTTTTAAATTTTATCTCTGCGTCAGGTGACTGAAAAATGAGGGTGAATTCTTGGGTGATTCTTGGGTGAATTCTTTTTTCTTTTGTTCTTTCCTAATATTTGCCCTCGGATTTGCAGGGCACAGAAATTAACTGAAGAATATTTTTTGTTACCTTTTGTTTTCGATTTGTGGCTTATATACTCGCTTCTGAACTTATGGTTTATACTCTTTTACCATCAATGTTCAGGTTCTTTCCCATGTTCGTTAACGAAAACTTTGATCGGATCATTTGAATATTATTTATGTGCTTATATAAAATTCTCTTATACAGGGTCAACAACTTTTAATATAACAAGCTTGTAATGCTAGAGGCGGTGGGGTAAATAACGCATTTTTCGATATGAACGTGCCTTTTTGAGATTACGTCGGATAGTGTATGCTATGGAAGGGCATTTTCGAACATAAAGTGCCTTTTTGAGATACCGTTGGATTTTTTAGGGTGCATATTCGGAGCACTTCCTAACAGGGAATGCTTTGAGACAATACAATAGAATACATTATGAGTGAGGTTTTGATAAAAATGCTGTTAAAGATTTTAAAAGAAACTTTAAGAACCGTAAAAGAAAAAAAGATTTTACATTCTGAAAAACTTATAGAGATGACGCACTGGCTCCATCACCTGGAGTTTCTGGTCGTAAGAATGATGATGTTTGCAATAGGCGTTCACCACCTTTATGTATACACCATAAAAACCGTATTCTGAGCTTAAATCTGAACTTCGTCTGCCGCGCAGGCAAATCCGTCTCCTTTCCGATAAAAGATCTTTGCTGCCAGAAATCCGGGCTAAAACGTGGGGGAGCCCTATGTGGAGGGGGTAAGGATCGGTTTATAATCAGGAGAAAATCGCTAGCGTGTAGCACTATGAGGATTTTTGTTTCATAGACCTCTCAAGTTCCATCACATACATGATGACCTCTTCAATGCCTTATTTAATACCCCACCAGTAGAGACGTCGTCGAGTTAAAACAATTGGTCTTTAACCATAGAGAAGACTTATTTATCATCTGCAGACAAAATACGCTAGTCAGAATCCTTTTCAAATTAAAAAATAGGGCTCGGAGCTGCTAGAAAAACAGTCCTTAAACTTACTTTTTGTGGCTTTTTATTTATCTTTGCAACTTATTTTTTACAGCTTGATATTTCTGTGTACTTGTTGTGTACTTGCCGTATCTGTGCATTTATTATCTGTACTGGCATGTTAATATTTGAATTAAATTGATTTCTCTGAACTTTCTGATTTCTCTGAACTTTCATCCCATGCAGTCATTCCATTAATTTTAAATTATCCAACAACTTATGGGGAAGCTGATGGTCCCAAAAATTCTTGTTACTAACGATGATGGTGTTTATTCCACAGGTTTGAAAGCTGCATTTGACAGTGTTTCAGACCTCGGGGAAGTTACGATTTCGGCTCCTGCCGTCCAGCAGAGTGGTGTTGGACGCTCGATTTCTATCTTTGAGCCTCTTCGAATCACGAAAACAAACGCAGGAGGCATACCTGCTTATTCTGTGGGAGGAACTCCTACCGATGCCGTAATTCTGGGCATCTTCGCAATCCTAAAGGAAATGCCTGACCTGGTGCTTTCCGGTTTCAATATTGGGGAGAATATAAGCACCGATACCATTACTACCTCAGGAACCATCGGAGGAGCCCTTGAAGCTGCGAGCTATGGCGTGCCTGCGATTGCCGCCTCCATACAGGTACTTGACGAAGGTCAAAAATTCGATGATCCCAGGGACTACCATAGAGAACGTTTTGAAGTCGGGATAAAAGTAGTAAACAGGATTGCTCGAAATGTCCTCAGGCACGGCATGCCAGAGAACGTGGACCTCCTGAACATAAATATTCCTTATCACGCTGAAGAGGATACGCCTGTAGAGATAACTCGCCTTGCACGAAAAGTCTTTAAAACGGATGTCGAGGAAAGGCGTGACCCCAGGGGCAGGCCCTATTACTGGATTGCAGGGGATCTGATCCGGGAAGAAGAAGAAGGGACCGATGTGCATGCTATCATGCAGAAAGGGTATATCTCAATAACTCCGATCTCCCTGGATTCAACTGCCAGGATAGACTTTTCTGAGATCGAAAAGTATCTCTAAAAGCTCCGTTATCTCTGGGTTGCAAAATTTTAAGTGCTCAAAGTCCAGGAAAATCTAAAATTACTGAAAATCCTGAAACTATAGCGACCTCTAAATATCTAGATGAAAAGGTTTAGTACTAAGAAGCCCTGATCTTCTACTTTATCCGAAAAAGCCCTTCTCACTTTATTCCTTAATTTCATCTCTTTCAATATGAATGGAGATTTCCTTCCATCCGCTGTCGACCGTATGTAACGTTTCTACCATTGCCTTAATAACGCTTATCACTATTTTCTGGACAAATTCGTTCATAGGGATTCTTCTCCCGTCTACTGAAAGCTCAATCCTCATTTTTTCCCTCCTCATTTGCATATTGATCTCTGCATTGTTCTTCATATCATATTTTCTTTTTCTTCTCAGGAACCCTAACAGGAACGTAGTATGGCTTCCTTCGGCTTACTGCAAGCTCGAGCAATTTCTCAATCTCTTCGGGACTTTTTGCATCACTGACATCTACTAAATTGTCGTTTACAAGCAGGCAGGGCTTGAATTTTCCGTCGGCTGTAACCCTTAGCCTGCTGCAGTGGGCGCAAAATTCCGAGTTATCCATAGGTCGAACAAATTCTACTTCCGCCCCGTCGATAATATATTTTTTTCGATGGTGAAGGTTTCGTACCTTGATTTCGCTTGCCTTCTCAGCCAGGCTTCGTTCAAGGTCTTTTGAGTCAATAATGTATTTTGAAAGCCTGGGATCAATATCCATAAGCTCTATAAGTTGCAAAATTACCTTCCCTTTATACTGTCGGATAAAATCCATCATTGAATCGATTTCGTTATCGTTTACACCTTTGAGGAGAACCATATTCAGCTTCACAGGAGTCAGTCCAGCTTCAACTGCACTGTCAATACCCCTGATAACCTTCTCAAGTGAGCCTGAGGGCGCTCCGGTAATTGCTTCATACTTCTCAGGCACAAGAGAATCCAGGCTTATGTTTACCCTATCAAGACCTGCCGCCTTCAGGGCTTTTGCACGTTTTTCAAGCAGAATACCGTTTGTGGTGGCAGAAACCTCTTTTAATGGAGGAAGGCAGGCAAGGATCTCCTCAAAGTCTTTTCGGAATAGAGGTTCGCCTCCTGAGAATTTCACTTTGTTGATCCCGAATTTTACTGCTTCCCTGACAATCCCGCAAATTAACTCCGGCTTCATTTCCCTTCCTACCGGGCCGCAGGTAGAGCAGTCTGCACCTTCATTATGGCAGTAAATACATGAAAGATTACACCTGTCAGTTACCGATATTCGAAGCCCTGTAACCTTTCGTCCATAAGGATCCTTAAGAATTTTCTTTGAGTCTTCTTCCGCAACTTCAGGAGCTTTTTCTGGATTTTTCTGCTTCATGGCTGATTAAAATCTCCTATTAAACATTTGACATGCAGCTCTTTGTTAAGTTATATTTAAGGTTCACTGATATTCAGGAGTTTATCCTTGTTATATGCGGACAAACACTTTATATCTGAGACGATTTGCCCATAATATCCTGATATCAAATTTAATTGGCACCTTTGAGAAAAAGCCCAGAACAGGAAATAAATTAAATTGAATTAGCAAAAGAGTTACTTCAGCTTATGGAGTAGAAGCCTCTTTTCTCAATCCTTTCCTGAGACTCTAGCTGCTCTACTTTAGAGTAGGTATAACCTTTTACTTAAGGTTAGTGTGCACAGGCGAAGGAATATAAAACATTCGGATTTCTCAAAAAAGACTATCAGTCATAAAAATGATCATTCGGCATAGAGATAATCTGTTTGGCATATAATTTCATTTTCAAACTAAACTGCCGTGTTAAAGTTAGGAGTTCAGAGTAAAAGAATATTGATAGGCAAAACCATGTGCACGGAAATTTAATTATATAAACTCAACAAGATTAAATCTTCTGTGACCTTTCCTCTTAGTAAATTCATAAAACTCCTGAAAAATGAGCAGCTTATAAAGTTTGGGCAAAAACTGAATTTAAATATGTATAGCCTGAGAAGGCTCATTTGAAAGCTAATTGTATTCGGTTGTTAAATGTCAACATTCTGTGTGGAGAGTTGGTTATACTCTCCAACACATATGCTATTTTCCTTATTTATTTACACTCTACCGGAGCTTCTTCTACTTCTTCAGTGTCTTCACATACTGGAGCTTCTTCACAGACGTCTTTTGGAGTCTTCTCTACTTTCTTATTGTCTTCACATACTGGAGCTTCTTCACAGACGTCTTTTGGAGTCTTCTCTACTTTCTTATTGTCTTCACATACTGGAGCTTCTTCACAGACGTCTTTTGGAGTCTCCTCTACTTTCTTATTGTCTTCACATACTGGAGCTTCTTCACAGACGTCTTTTGGAGTCTCCTCTACTTTCTTATTGTCTTCACATACTGGAGTTTTTTCACATACATCTTTTTGTGGAGCTTCACATACTGGAGCTTCTTTACAGACGTCTTTTGAGGCTTCATTACAATCTACTGGAGCCTCTTTAACATCATCAAGCTTAACTGGGGATTTCAGTAACTCCTTCTTGCAGACATTTGCTGGAGTCTCTACAATGTCTTCACATTCTTTAGTATCTTCACAGTTTTCTGGAGCTTCTTCAATTACTTCGGAGTCGTCTTCTTCACATTTTATAATGGATTCACAGTCACAGGATTCACAGTCACATTTTGCCTGGTCACATTCCAGAACAGATTCGCAGTCGCAAGAATCACAATTTCCTTTGTTGCAGTCTGCGTGGTCTTTAGAATCCTCCTCTTCAGAGTCGTCCTGTTCGCTGTCTATAATGGAATTGCAGTCGCATAGTTCGCAGTCACAGTTTATTTGCTCACAGTCTGCAGCAGATTCACAGTCACATGAGGTACATTCCTTGTCACAATCGGCAAGGGAGTCACAGGAAGTTGCAGAATCATCTGCAGATTTTGTAAGAGTATCACAGGAAACTGCTCCTGCAGTAATTAAACTTGAGATCATTAATATAGAAAAAATAGATCCCAGAATTTTTGCAATTGATTTTCCACTTGAATTCATTTTTATTCCTCCGATTAGTTCCTCTGATTTCATCTGATCTTGCTCATCTGACTTGAGAAGACCTGGAACTAAAAGCCATCCATTCAATTATATATATAAGAATACTTACATTAAGAGCATTATATAATAATTTATAAGATTTGTTTAACACTTTATAAGCCCACAAAAAGAGGTAAAAACGAATTTAAAGCTTTATAATGCTTTATCGGATTTTACAATTATTTTATATGTTTTGAGGTAGAAATTTGTTGACTTTAGTAAGATCGATAGATGCCCTTCACTTCAGTGAGGGGAGTAGTCACTAAATGCTGACAATAGGTTTTGTTAATAATTATTGCTACTCTTCAAGCTGCTTTAATAATATCTTTCCTCACAAATCTAAACATATTAGATAATTTGCTTAGGTATCGGTAGACTTCCCTGGTAAGGTTCTTTCTTCTGAAAACAATTATAAGGTGCTTTAAAGCAGCAGCATTAATAGCTTTAATATATTTTAACGGCAACAATATTCAGCAGATGACAAAAGGAATACTTATTGCAGGAACCCACAGTGGGGTCGGAAAAACGACAGTCTCCATGGGTATTATGGCTGCTCTAAAACACAGACAGCTAAAGGTCCAACCTTATAAAGTAGGACCTGATTATATCGATCCTTCTCATCACACTGCAATTTGCGGGCGTCCCTCACGAAACCTGGATACCTACATGATGGGCACCGACGGAGTTGGACAGACGGTAGCCCGGACGGCTGCAGATGCGGATATTGTGGTAGTAGAAGGAGTTATGGGACTCTTTGACGGAATCGATTCTACCGAGGTCGCAAGTTCCGCACATGTTGCAAAAACACTTGATCTGCCTGTAATTCTGGTGATTAACGTACATGGCATGTCCAGAAGCACCGCAGCCCTATTGAAAGGGTATTCTGAGTTCGATCCTGAAGTCAGGGTTGCAGGCATTATTCTGAATCAAGTAGGCAGCGCGAGGCATGCAGAACTCGTAAGAAATTCGCTTCCTGGGAGTATACCTGTTGTAGGAACGATTCCGAGAAAAAAAGATATCGAGGTTCCTTCCCGACATCTTGGGTTGTATATGGCACATGAAAAGGATTATAATACTGAGGAAATGGCAGCTTTCATCGAGGAGAATGTTGATCTTGATGCCTTGCTTGAACTTGCTGAGCCCTGTTCTGTGCCGGAGATCAGGAAAATACAAAGACCAGAGGCAGATCTCAGGATAGGAATTGCTAGGGATCCAGCCTTCTGTTTCTACTATCATGATATGTTTGATGCTTTCAAGGATCACGGAGCCGAAATTGAATTTTTTAGCCCGATGGCAGGAGAGGTTCCGGATGTCGATGGAATTTACTTTGGAGGAGGGTATCCCGAACTTTATGCAGAAAACCTTGAGAAATCCGAAACAACCAGGAAACTTAAGGATCTCGCAGCGGACGGGTTGCCCATTTATGCTGAGTGCGGCGGTCTGCTTTATCTCTGCGGGAGATATGAGGTAGGGAACAAGATTTATAAACTTGCAGATGTCGTGCCTGCAAACACACGTATGACAGACCGGCTCAAAGCTCTCGGATATACCGAAGCTCGCCCTCTGGATAAAAACTTCTCTTCTCATAACATCAGAGGTCACGAATTCCATTACTCTCTTACAGAATGCGACCGAGATGCGAAGTTCGCATATGAAATGCTGCGAGGAAAAGGAATACAGAATGGTTTAGACGGTCTTATCGAGCACAACACCCTGGCAGGTTATATGCATTCCCATCCAGCTACCTTTCCGGTGGAAAAATTCATTGAAAAATGCAGGGAATACAAAAGAAGGTAAATAGAGATAAAATAAAGGTTCAATGTAAGAAAAAGACTAAGTAAAAGTTAACGATTCAGAGTAAGTGCAGTTGTTCACTTTGCGAGCAAATTTTTAATTTTTAGGATTCAGATTCACTATTGAAGTGAGGTATATCTCATTTCTCATTTTTTTCAGGGTTTTATGAGCATTTTTATAGAGATTTTTAAGGCTTGTCCAGAGTTACTTCTAAAAATTTCTAGACTTTTTTGGAGATTTTTTAGCTTAATTGCCTGATACTGAAACTTTCATTCGCGGATTTGAAAAAATACTTTCATTCTGTCAAGTAAGATTAATAAAGAAGAGTAGATGAAGAATAGGTAACTTTATGAATATTCGAGGAATTTTTCAGGGTAGCTTTTTTGGAGTAAAAGTAAACACACAGGATGAATAGGCTGGATCAGAATAAATCTATAAAGGTACTCTGATGAATTACTGAATCTGTCTAAAACTTTTACATGAGCAGTCCGGGATAACAACTCGCATTCAATGCTTTGTTTACTTACAAAGGAGGGAATAAAATGAGGTTCATATGTCCACTCATTGTCGTTAACAATATAGAGGCTTCCAGGAATTTTTACGAAAAGATCCTTAATCAGAAGGTACAATGCGATTTCGGTGAGAACGTATCATTTGAGAGCGGCTTTTCAATACACCTGAAATCCCATTTTTCGGATTTAATAGGTATAAACAAAGATGACATAGCTCAAAAATCAAATAATTTTGAACTATATTTTGAGGAAGACGATCTGGATAGTTTCCTTCAAAAGTTGAAAGGCATGGACTCCATTGAATATGTGCACGAACTAAAAGAACAGCCATGGGGACAGAGGGTTATCAGGTTCTATGATCCTGACATGCACATCATTGAGGTTGGTGAGCCCATGGAAAGCGTGGTAAAAAGATTTTTAAATAAAGGCATGTCAATTGAAGAAACCGTAAAGCGAACTTTAATGCCAGAAGAGTTTGTCAGACAGTTTTTGTAAATAATGCCAGGTATTCTGAATTATAAATCCCCTTTTCATTCTCATTTCTTTTTTCTTTTATCTTTTCTTTTACCATTTTATTTTTCTATCTCCTTTCCTTCTCTCTTTCCAGTTTTTCTCTCCTTTT
The Methanosarcina thermophila TM-1 genome window above contains:
- the glyS gene encoding glycine--tRNA ligase: MDKYEKVFELAKRRGFLWNSFELYGGSRGFYDYGPLGCALKRRIEQIWREFYVIQEGFMEIECPTIGIEEVFIASGHVGGFSDPLCECMNCKEAFRADHLVEDVTNAAGALSAEDLTKVIKEKGITCPECGGELGEAYEFNLMFKTTIGPGTGRQGYLRPETAQGMFVDFPRLARFYRDKLPFGAVQIGKSYRNEIAPRQGVIRLREFTQAECEIFVDPRNKKHPNFERFADKELVLYSQKGQVKGEPFRMTVGEAVKTGVIAHEVLGYNIALTNEFLTKIGIDPAKLRFRQHLTDEMAHYAVDCWDAEIETDRFGWVEVVGIADRTDYDLKAHARVSKTELYVYVEYEEPKMVTRFTVKPNMGKLGPVFKGKAKAVADALKQLSEEELSKDEIKVTVDGEELTVSSDAVDFAEETVKVSGENVIPHVIEPSYGIDRIFYGIMEHAYDEENVAQKAAESGLKGTEEAGKESEAEGEEETRLVMHFASEVAPVQVAVLPLLTREELAEPARDIIARLREKNLLVNYDDSGTIGRRYRRNDEIGTPYCVTVDYDTLKDGTVTIRDRDSMRQIRTPITGIENVLYELIYKGRAFESAGKPFNF
- a CDS encoding CPBP family intramembrane glutamic endopeptidase, encoding MKNESIDRPFSLKIYLLIIIILSWPFQIAYPFLGEAFKPLLLLSMIMVAVATYIAGRFVFRDGFENAGWRWGKPRHYVYAFGLALFLWAFPRAVEQLLGIYESPQDVSTAAILVEFLFSFTITLIPAFGEEFGWRGYLLPHLFARYNTRLALLLHGFITWVWHLPVLVVMGTQMEANPFVSVPLIMLISLIPTIMHAVVFAYIWSSTQSLAVSTVYHAAFDEVRDTLEGSVGLGPLSQNWQMLILTILGIALLWKAKWKKTAESSL
- the surE gene encoding 5'/3'-nucleotidase SurE, translated to MGKLMVPKILVTNDDGVYSTGLKAAFDSVSDLGEVTISAPAVQQSGVGRSISIFEPLRITKTNAGGIPAYSVGGTPTDAVILGIFAILKEMPDLVLSGFNIGENISTDTITTSGTIGGALEAASYGVPAIAASIQVLDEGQKFDDPRDYHRERFEVGIKVVNRIARNVLRHGMPENVDLLNINIPYHAEEDTPVEITRLARKVFKTDVEERRDPRGRPYYWIAGDLIREEEEGTDVHAIMQKGYISITPISLDSTARIDFSEIEKYL
- the moaA gene encoding GTP 3',8-cyclase MoaA, yielding MKQKNPEKAPEVAEEDSKKILKDPYGRKVTGLRISVTDRCNLSCIYCHNEGADCSTCGPVGREMKPELICGIVREAVKFGINKVKFSGGEPLFRKDFEEILACLPPLKEVSATTNGILLEKRAKALKAAGLDRVNISLDSLVPEKYEAITGAPSGSLEKVIRGIDSAVEAGLTPVKLNMVLLKGVNDNEIDSMMDFIRQYKGKVILQLIELMDIDPRLSKYIIDSKDLERSLAEKASEIKVRNLHHRKKYIIDGAEVEFVRPMDNSEFCAHCSRLRVTADGKFKPCLLVNDNLVDVSDAKSPEEIEKLLELAVSRRKPYYVPVRVPEKKKKI
- a CDS encoding cobyrinate a,c-diamide synthase — encoded protein: MTKGILIAGTHSGVGKTTVSMGIMAALKHRQLKVQPYKVGPDYIDPSHHTAICGRPSRNLDTYMMGTDGVGQTVARTAADADIVVVEGVMGLFDGIDSTEVASSAHVAKTLDLPVILVINVHGMSRSTAALLKGYSEFDPEVRVAGIILNQVGSARHAELVRNSLPGSIPVVGTIPRKKDIEVPSRHLGLYMAHEKDYNTEEMAAFIEENVDLDALLELAEPCSVPEIRKIQRPEADLRIGIARDPAFCFYYHDMFDAFKDHGAEIEFFSPMAGEVPDVDGIYFGGGYPELYAENLEKSETTRKLKDLAADGLPIYAECGGLLYLCGRYEVGNKIYKLADVVPANTRMTDRLKALGYTEARPLDKNFSSHNIRGHEFHYSLTECDRDAKFAYEMLRGKGIQNGLDGLIEHNTLAGYMHSHPATFPVEKFIEKCREYKRR
- a CDS encoding glyoxalase/bleomycin resistance/dioxygenase family protein, which produces MRFICPLIVVNNIEASRNFYEKILNQKVQCDFGENVSFESGFSIHLKSHFSDLIGINKDDIAQKSNNFELYFEEDDLDSFLQKLKGMDSIEYVHELKEQPWGQRVIRFYDPDMHIIEVGEPMESVVKRFLNKGMSIEETVKRTLMPEEFVRQFL